The following coding sequences are from one Granulicella aggregans window:
- a CDS encoding vWA domain-containing protein, whose amino-acid sequence MMKVLVSAAALVLSASAAMAQVEGPRQTDALVGVSSKGDQIPAISDIKIKVNGKEEKLTGWSQVPATGVQVAILIDEGLRQSIGTQLDALQGFTKELPEGSQIYVGYMRNGSVFTAQSFTADHEAAAKSFRLPLGSPGISGSPYFCLSEFVKHWPADSSRPGARFVLMVTNGVDPYNGSTSIMNQDSPYVQAAIQDAQRAGVAVSSIYFGDAGFRGGRASFSGQSYLTQVADETGGHALYEGTGNPVSLGPLLSEFRKAISETYVASFVTSGSSEKLQRIQTESSLHKVKLTAPQFVRAGNLEGVLAE is encoded by the coding sequence ATGATGAAGGTATTGGTTTCGGCAGCAGCACTTGTACTTAGCGCGAGTGCCGCGATGGCGCAGGTGGAGGGTCCTCGTCAGACAGATGCGCTTGTCGGCGTGAGCTCAAAGGGCGATCAGATCCCGGCCATCTCGGACATTAAGATCAAGGTCAACGGGAAAGAGGAGAAGTTGACCGGCTGGTCGCAGGTGCCGGCGACAGGAGTTCAGGTAGCGATCCTGATCGACGAAGGTCTGCGCCAATCCATCGGAACGCAGCTTGACGCCTTGCAAGGCTTCACCAAGGAGCTTCCTGAGGGATCGCAGATTTATGTGGGGTACATGCGGAATGGGTCCGTCTTCACCGCGCAGAGTTTTACGGCGGATCATGAAGCGGCGGCGAAGAGCTTTCGTCTTCCGCTGGGATCGCCAGGGATCAGCGGAAGTCCGTACTTCTGCCTCTCGGAGTTCGTGAAACACTGGCCAGCGGATTCATCTCGTCCTGGCGCGAGGTTTGTGCTGATGGTCACTAACGGCGTCGATCCGTACAACGGGAGCACCAGCATCATGAACCAGGACAGCCCTTATGTTCAGGCGGCGATACAGGATGCGCAGAGGGCGGGCGTCGCGGTTTCCTCGATCTACTTTGGCGACGCAGGGTTTCGCGGCGGGAGAGCGAGCTTCAGCGGACAAAGTTATCTGACGCAGGTGGCGGATGAGACGGGTGGGCATGCACTCTATGAAGGCACTGGGAACCCGGTGTCTCTGGGGCCTCTGCTGTCAGAGTTTCGCAAAGCGATCTCAGAGACCTATGTTGCCTCGTTCGTGACCTCAGGTTCCTCTGAAAAGCTTCAGCGCATACA